The following is a genomic window from Rutidosis leptorrhynchoides isolate AG116_Rl617_1_P2 chromosome 8, CSIRO_AGI_Rlap_v1, whole genome shotgun sequence.
AGAGGATGATTCTATTGGTGGTGAGATCGAGGCACCGGTACCCGCGATGATTTGAGGGATACCCGAGAAATATGCAGGGAGTGGAACGAGGTGCTAGTTTGTGGGTGGTAGGTAGGTGTGGGTAGCAAAGACAACCAAAGACACGAAGGGTGGTGTAATCGGGTTTTTGCTGAAATAGGCGAGTTTGTGGAATCTCATTATGTATTGCGGAGGAGGGGAGTATGTTGAGTAGATGAGCAGCCATGTGCAGGGCTTCAACCCAGTAAGTTGGTGGTAAGTGAGCCTGAAAGAGAAGGGTGCGTATGAGGTTATTAATCGTGCGAAGCATGCGTTCAGATTTCCCATTTTGTTGGGATGTGTATGGGCAAGAAAAACGGAATTGAATACCATTGGTTTGTAAGAGGTGATGGAAGGCGTTGTTATCGAACTCCCCCCCATTATCACATTGAAacgattttatttcacgtttaaacTGGGTGCGTATAAAGGTTCGAAAATTAATGAAAGTATTAAGTACATCAGATTTATTTCGTAGAGGAAAAACCCAAACATAATGAGAATAATGGTCAAGAAAAATAATGTAATATTTTAAGCCACTAAGACTAGGTACGGGAGAAGTCCATAAATCAGAATGAATAATATCAAAAGTAGCTGTTACATCAGAACTAGAAACAGAAAAAGGTAGTCGCACATGTTTGCCAAGTTGACAAGCGTGACAAAATAATGGATTCGTCACTTTATTACATAAAATATCTTTATTAGAGACAAGTCTTCGAAGCACATCATGTCCAGGGTGGCCAAGACGCTGATGCCAAATGACAGGGTTGGTGAGGAGAGCTTGCTGAGAGGAGGAGGCAGCTGGAGATGTGAGTGGATAGAGATCCCCAGTACTATCACAACGGAGAAGGAGACGACGCGTCATGTAatccttcacagaaaaaccaaaagGGTCAAATTCAACGGAAACAAGGTTATCGCGAGTAAATTGTCTAACAGATATAAGATTTTTAACAATGTTAGGAGTTACAAGGACATTATTTAGGTGTAAAGGTCTGTGGAGGTTAGGTAACAAGCTATGACCGGTATTGGTGACGGGAATTGTGTTCCCGTTACCAACAGCGACTGATGaatatttgcaattattaaaaacAGTATTTAGATTATTAATGCAGGAAGTAAGGTGTGAGGACGCACCAGTGTCCATGTGCCATCCGGCAGCCCCGTAGTCTTGAAGAGTCATGGCACTGAACGCACTAGGAAGAACAGTTTCTTGAGTCTGACTGCGTGGATCAATGATGAAGGATCCAAGTGTAGTTGGCTGAGCTGTGGTACCAGTTTGAGTGGGCTGAGCAGAAGTGTAGTGGTTGGGCTGAACAGCAGGAGCAGTTAAATAAGCCTGTGGGCCGAGTGGAACATGCTGTTGTGAAGGCCCAAGTGTGGATAAAGAAGGCCTACCAAATCCAGGCGGGCTGGGCAGCAGACCCGGTTGGGCCGAGGGCCTGGTTCCTGAATTAAGCCCATAAGAAAAAGTGGCAGCAGATGGATTGAAGGGAGCCCGATAGGGGTGTGCCGTCTGGGCTAGTTGGTGTTGTTGGGCTGCGATGATCTGCAATAGTTGAGCCTGACTAACACTGTTGGGCCTATTGTTTGATGAATTATTATTGGATTTTCGTGGGTTACCCTGATGTAGATACCGACACCTATTTTCAAACCTGCAAAACCCTTTGGAAAAATTGCGGCATACTTCAGTTGAAGCAGGTGACGAGGATGGTGGTGATTGGACAACCAGGGCAGCGGGATGCGAGGAGTTAAGAGGGGTGGCGGTGGTGGATGGCTGCGTGCGATTGAGCGTCATCTCTTCCATGTAAAGCATCGACCGAACCGTATCTAGATCCGGAAAAGGGTGCCGATGCAAGATGATATGTTTAGCATGATGATACTTCTCGTTTAAGCCATTGACGACATTCATGACTAGATCATTATCTTGCACGGTTGAACCGAGATTTCTCAGATGTGTGGCAATTCGATCCACGGTTCGAAAATATTCTTCCATGGATTTATCACCGATGTCTAAACTTCGAAGTTGAGCATTGAGTTCCATAGTTTTAGAGAGTTTGTTATCCTGGAAGAGTTTTTCAAGAAAAACCCAAGCTTCGTTAGAAGTAGCAGGTTCTGCGTTTAAAACACGCTCTAGCAAGGATTCAGAGATCGTGTTAAAGATCCATGTGAGGACGACGGAGTCAGCTTTAATCCATTCGGGAGTTGCTTTTTCCTCGGCTGTGGAGGTACCAAGTATGAATTTTAGCACGTCAAAACCGGAACAATGAGTGGTGAAAAGCTTTTTCCAATGTGAATAATTTAATTTTGAGAGATCGAGTTTGACGGGTATTATGTGAGAGATGGAGGTGACTGTGTAAATTTTATCATATTGATTGGGAGCCATTGAAGAAGGAGAAGAAAGATTGCAGGGGTTAGAGATGAACAGGCGGCTATTTTAGGGTTTTAAATCCCCTGGCCAGTGATACCATGTTATAATATGAAGAGTGATATATTGATTGTTATCCCCAATGCATACAGTATCGAGGATATAAATAGAGTGCTAACCCTAATGAGTACAAGAGGGCTGAGCCCAATAGCTAAACAATATGGGCTATAATATATCTATAGTCTAACATGACACACCACATCAAGCCCAGTCAAAACATCCACAACGTAACCTATATAGAAGCCAATCATTGCCACTCAACCCACATCATGATAATTAAAAACGGACTAATCTAAAACTTGAAAAAGGGAGCAAAGCAGCTACTACCATACTTTTGAAAGTAAACCCAACTATATTACAACGTTATACTACCAAATGAGATATATCTCATGAAATGAAAATATGCACGTCTAATCCTGCCAACCATCGAAGGTGTTACAACTATCCAAAACCCAATAACAAATCCACACAAGATGCTAATAATCAATCCCCAATCCCTTTCGTGTGATTCGTCACTGTCTTCTCGGTGTCCACTAGATGCAACTTCTCCACACTGCCGTGTCAATGGAACTCCACAAAGTTTGTTGCCAAAGAAGCTGGACTCACCGAACCCTTGAAGTTGTGTGCTCGATGGAATCCTTCCGGTCAAATTGTTGACTGACACATTAAAGTTGCTTAAGAAACTCAGTCTAGACAAGCTCACAGGAAGCTCCCCATAGAGATGGTTTAGAGATACATCAAATGATTCGAGTGATTTCAAATCCCCAATATTCTCCGGGATCTTTCCGGTTAACTGATTTCTTGATAAGTTCAAAGATTGTAATGCGTGAAGAACCATTAGCTCACTTGGAATGCTCCCAGAAAGATTGTTACTTGAAAGGTCCAAACTCGTTACAAAGCCCAATATAGTGCTATATGTATACTCTTGTCCCTTTGTCACCAACGAAGCGCTACCCACGATGTTCATATTGTCAACATCTATGAACTCTATTTGACCATTTGTTATAGTCTCTTTCTCAGAAAGGATAGTAAAGTTGTTGAAGCACCTTGGAATATCTCCCGATAGCCGATTATAAGCAAGATAGAGTATTTGAATACTTGTGATATAACATAGCTCGTGCGGTATATTTGCATTAAAATTGTTTGATTGGAGGTTGAGAATTCTCAAACTTGAAAGATGTGTTCCAACCCATGTTGGAATTTTTCCAACAAGTTCATTTCCAGCCAATTGAAGGATCTCCAATTTAGCCAAGTTCTTAAAAGTAGCAGGTAATCTTCCAGATAACTTGTTATTGCACATATTTAATGACCCTAAAGAAGATAAAGATCCCATAGTCTTTGGAATCCCACCACCCAGATTGTTGTTCTCCAAGTTTATATATGAGATATTTGGCCATTTCGCCCAACACTCGGGAACGACACCCGAAAGATGATTATTCGCAAGATGGAGTGCATCTAGCCAGTTCCCACCATATGAACATAACAAATGATGTAATGATCCCGTGAAAGAATTATTTGATAAATTGAGGATCATTAACAACGAATTGTTGAAGAGGTTTGGTAATTTCCCGCTAAACCGATTGGAACTCAAGTCAACTACAACAAGTGTTGCAGGGATATCATACAACCATcctctaatttgattttgtgacaTGTCCAGGTATTCTAGATTGGGTAATGATGTCCAAAATGAAAGGGGCATGGTTGACGAAATCCCTGTGTTTTTTAACTCTAGAAGTGTTAAATCTCCTTGCGATAGCAGCCACTTAGGAAATTGAGGTCCTATATCCCATGAACTTATATACAAGTTATATAGTTTGAAAGGAGGAATCCAGTTTGCAAGGTCTGGTCTAAATGTTAAATTGTTCCCTATTCCGCTTAAGTATTTCAACTTGGTTAGTTTGGAAAAATGAGCTTCCGTCACTACACCTTGTAATAAATTATTAGAAATATCTAAATCAACCAGCTTTGAAAGCTGACCGAGGCTAGCAGGAAGGCTACCATTCAATTGGTTATTTGATAGATCTAGAAACTCCAATGATACTAACGCTCCAATGGAGTATGGGATTGGACCAGAGATAAGATTTTCATCAAGATCGAGTGACTTTAAATGATATAGTTGTCCAATAGAATCTGGTATTATGCCAACAATACGACTGTTACCAAATTGGATATCCACCAAGTTCATCAGTTGTCCAAGTTGATTGGGGAGATTACTAGAAATGCTAGCAGACTCGAAGGATAATGACTCTAAGCTAGGTGACTTGCACTCGAAAAAACTTTCAAGGATGGCTTTTATACTAATGTTAAAAAAACTGCTATCTGCCAGATCAAGATGTTTTAGATTACAAAGGTTACCCAATGATTTAGGTATTGTGTTGGTGATTTGACTACCCGATAGGCCAAGATTAAGAAGAGATGTCAAATTGTGAAGGGAGCCGATTGTTGAACTTGAAACACCACAGTAACTCATATCTAACAGAATGAGATTACTACCTACACTAGACAGCCCTTCCAATATCAACGAAGAATTCATGAACGTATTCCCGGAGACTTGAAGAAACTTGAGAGAAGTCAAGTTGCGAAAGTTATTTATGCTATTAGGCATATGATCATGAAAACCACAAGAAGTCAAGTCTAGAGAAACTAGACTAGTAACACTGAAAATCCACTTGGACATGAAACTATCAGTAAATTGATTTCTAGAAAGATCAAGCACTGAAAGGAAAGTGAGATTAAGACTATAAACAAGGGGATGTATATGCAAAAGTTGACAGGTAGAAAAATGTAGCTGGACCAGATAAGGGAGCGTGTTAATCACCTGAAACCAATCATCGGCTTTGCTAAGATCTACACCACTCGTATCCAGATGACGTAACCAAGTGAGACTTGACAACCACTGCATATTCCCAATACTGGTTGATTCAATATCATCAGGAGTACTATAAAAACTCCCAAGACTAAGAATGCGCATTTCAGTGAGATTTCCCAGTTGAGGAGGGATTGTTCCGCCAAATTCGGAACATGAAAGGTTAAGATATCGTAGGTTTCTGATAGAACCAATAAAACTAGGAACTTGGATTCCTCCAAAATCATTACAACTTAAGTCTAGATGCCTGAGCTGCTTCAGTTGCAACAAGGATGGACTTAAATCCCCTCTCAACCTCTGCTTTgagatttcatcatattgttgttgaGTGTCGTAATCATCATGACAATGACCATCTACTCCAGGAAGATGAATTTGAAGAATATGACCGGTAACGTTATCACAAACGATCCCAGCCCATTTGCAGCAGTCTTTGTCCACACTGTGCCAGGAAGCAAGCCGGTCTGCATCATCAATAAGACCGTGCTTGAACTCGAGAAGGGCTCGTCTTTCATCATCTATACATAACCTGGTATTGGAGTTTGTATCATCGGATAGACAAGAGTGAAATAAGGCCACAACAAGTATGAAAAAGTAGAAGGAATGATTATGAGAATGTTGTAAACCAACTCTCATGTTGATTAATGATGAAGTGAAAATTAATCACTCCTGTTTTAGAATTGTTTtcctaaaatatatattattattctcAACTTGAATAACgagttatttattatatataatttgataAGATTATGTTTGGATGGATGGATTGAACTATGTTTTGAAATAGCTCTGTACCAGATAGATATTTAGTACCAAGTCAGTCAACTCTTATCCCAATAGGTATATGGTGTAAGTTATTCTTTGATCAAGAATTATATCACAACTGAAAGCGATAGGAATTGAATTATTATATTATTGCCAAGTCAAAATCAAAGTCTAGTGTTCTTATTTTATTTATGTGACCAAAGATGTTGCTTTAGATTCTTAATCATCTAGCTGTTAGTAACCTTTTAGTCATCAAAATCAGTGATCAGTAATTTAACGGTTAGTAAGTTGATTTATGTAACGTAATCTACACTTCCAAATGTCATGAGTTATTTTTACTTTGATAAAGTTGACTTTTTTTGTGAAGACCTTTACTTTTATACAACAGGTTAAATACTCAAATGAATAGTAGTTGAAGTGTTGTGCTTGTAACCTACCTTTGCTAATTTAGCACTGCATTACTTTTTAGTCACTAGTAACACGCAAGGAATGTTATTCTTTACGGAACCGAACTGAGCCAGTACCAAGCCGAACTGTACCGATACCAAATTCGTCCAAATGTGAGTACCGAATAAGAGAACCGGTACCAGTTCATTACCGGTTTCGGTTTCTGAATCTCGATACCAATACCGGTACCGAACCGAATTTGATTACACCATAacattatataattgaatatagcAGAATTCAAATACATTTTAGTATATATAACAGTGTCCCATCATGGTAAACTTCTATTTCATCATTGTCTTTTCTATTATATTTATTTTAGAATTTTAGAAAGGCAATAGCAATTCTATTATATTTATTTTAGAAAGGCAACAGCAATATGATTATTAACTAAGGCTCTGTTCCAGAGTTCTATTTTGAAGAGAAAAGAAGATTGAATTACAATTTGTCTCCAGTCCTTTTCTTGTTAGGAGAaaatattgaataatatagatcaAATCGTAGAAAGGAAAGATTTACTAAAAATCTTTTGCAAACATTTCTGTCTTTTGTGAAATCTCTTTTTCCACATTAAATCGAAGATCAAGTCTGTCAATCAATATAGAACTGGTAAATTTATGCGAAATTTCTCTAATAAACCCGAGTTGGACCCGTTTTACCATTTTTCAACAATTGTAAGGGAAAGTAAGTAGTATATGGGCGAAAAATTGCTAACTTAATTAGGACTCAAATGATAATGAGAGAAGTGTTCAGTTACCGGTAATATGGAGTACGTCGAAGGCGACATGGTGACCGGTATCCTTGGCGAAGTTTACACGGCGTTCCAATTTATACGGGTGGGTTAggataaattatattttaaattgatATAGATAGAGATGAAATCTATCCCTTCCCTTCCTCACATAAACCATGGTGTTTACATCTAATGTGTCATACCCACAATCCCATATTTTTTTCAATCGCCACGTGTCTTCAttctctgattttttttttttttaaaacaccaaCTAAAATTAAGGATTTTCCTCCGTTCCACATTAATTTTCATCGAACCCTCTCCATTTTTTTCATCTTGTTCAACCTCCTTTCTGCTATTTTCGCCGAACACGATTTTCCAATGATTGATAAACCTTAAATTAATGCACGACATGTCTACTTCATTACTAATTTAATCGGGATTCAATTAGTACCCATTCGTTTCAATTCgtatcatcaaaccctaatttaattgatttcccaaaaaaaaaaaacgaatgccgGCACCCTCATTACACCTTTCTATCAAGCTTCATGTTGATTTTTCATGAATCTTGATGATGATTTTACAGAAATCCGAATACAGGTAAGTTACtattttgtttatgtttctatTACGATTTGTTAAATTTTTTCATTCCTTACTTTCTTGCTTCTATTCATATTGTATTTCAATTTCATAATTTATACTTGATATTAAAGATAATTCATACTTAAATTACACAATAAAATAACAAAATAATTATCACCGTACTTGAATCGGTGCCAGCTATCAACAAAGCACCTCTCAATAACATTACCCAACCGTTAAGTAAGTGGGAAGAGGGGTCGACATCAAACGCTGCCAACAAAGGGCATTTGAATCATCAACCTAATCAGGATTCCGACTCCAGTTCAGATATTATAGAAATAACGCAGGAGGAGTATGATAAGCGTCTTGAAGAATTCTTAAGTGATTATTCATGGGCCAATCCTCTAAACACTATAGAATGGGAAAGCTCCGACGATGAACATAACCTTCAACCTCAGACCATGGACCATGCCACTAAGGACAACACTGTTTCGCTTTGGTTCAAAATACCCGGTGGAAAGTTGGCCGTATGTTTTTATTTTACACACACATTTAACACTCTTTTATAATCCTGTAGAATTTTCAATTTTATACCTAAATACATGTTACATAATAAAATCACTACTcaattatgttcaacattttttgtTAATACTTGTGTCACAACAATTAACATATTATAATTTTTTTGTAGCGTCTTCCCAATGAATTTGTGGTCATCCCTGAGCTCAAAAAAGGTTGCTATTACAAATGCATTGATCTTCATGACAAACCTCATATATGGAGACTCATTCaggaaaaagaaaagaagaagcCGAATTTGGCAATCTCAACTGGTTGGAAAAACTTTTTGGATGCTAATAACTACAAAAAAGACGACAAGCTGCTAATTTCATTCACCCGTGAATCTAAACTGTTTCGTATTCATGAAATCAAAAAACACAACGTCTCTACGCATCTCTAGCGATGTCAGTTATTCCAA
Proteins encoded in this region:
- the LOC139863179 gene encoding receptor-like protein EIX2; the encoded protein is MRVGLQHSHNHSFYFFILVVALFHSCLSDDTNSNTRLCIDDERRALLEFKHGLIDDADRLASWHSVDKDCCKWAGIVCDNVTGHILQIHLPGVDGHCHDDYDTQQQYDEISKQRLRGDLSPSLLQLKQLRHLDLSCNDFGGIQVPSFIGSIRNLRYLNLSCSEFGGTIPPQLGNLTEMRILSLGSFYSTPDDIESTSIGNMQWLSSLTWLRHLDTSGVDLSKADDWFQVINTLPYLVQLHFSTCQLLHIHPLVYSLNLTFLSVLDLSRNQFTDSFMSKWIFSVTSLVSLDLTSCGFHDHMPNSINNFRNLTSLKFLQVSGNTFMNSSLILEGLSSVGSNLILLDMSYCGVSSSTIGSLHNLTSLLNLGLSGSQITNTIPKSLGNLCNLKHLDLADSSFFNISIKAILESFFECKSPSLESLSFESASISSNLPNQLGQLMNLVDIQFGNSRIVGIIPDSIGQLYHLKSLDLDENLISGPIPYSIGALVSLEFLDLSNNQLNGSLPASLGQLSKLVDLDISNNLLQGVVTEAHFSKLTKLKYLSGIGNNLTFRPDLANWIPPFKLYNLYISSWDIGPQFPKWLLSQGDLTLLELKNTGISSTMPLSFWTSLPNLEYLDMSQNQIRGWLYDIPATLVVVDLSSNRFSGKLPNLFNNSLLMILNLSNNSFTGSLHHLLCSYGGNWLDALHLANNHLSGVVPECWAKWPNISYINLENNNLGGGIPKTMGSLSSLGSLNMCNNKLSGRLPATFKNLAKLEILQLAGNELVGKIPTWVGTHLSSLRILNLQSNNFNANIPHELCYITSIQILYLAYNRLSGDIPRCFNNFTILSEKETITNGQIEFIDVDNMNIVGSASLVTKGQEYTYSTILGFVTSLDLSSNNLSGSIPSELMVLHALQSLNLSRNQLTGKIPENIGDLKSLESFDVSLNHLYGELPVSLSRLSFLSNFNVSVNNLTGRIPSSTQLQGFGESSFFGNKLCGVPLTRQCGEVASSGHREDSDESHERDWGLIISILCGFVIGFWIVVTPSMVGRIRRAYFHFMRYISFGSITL